From the genome of Mesorhizobium japonicum MAFF 303099, one region includes:
- a CDS encoding RidA family protein: MHEILQPEGWAKPVGYANGVAARGRLIFVGGQVGWNGQCQFETDDFVGQVRQTLQNIVAVLAEAGAEPRHITSMTWYFTDKAEYLANLRGIGEAYREVIGRHFPAMAAMQVMALVEDRAKVEIQATAVIPDALGRPD, encoded by the coding sequence ATGCATGAGATTCTGCAGCCGGAAGGCTGGGCCAAACCGGTCGGCTACGCCAATGGCGTAGCGGCGCGTGGACGACTCATCTTTGTCGGTGGACAGGTCGGCTGGAACGGGCAGTGCCAGTTCGAAACCGACGACTTTGTCGGCCAGGTGCGGCAGACGCTGCAAAATATCGTCGCGGTGCTGGCCGAGGCCGGTGCCGAGCCTCGGCACATCACCTCGATGACCTGGTATTTCACCGACAAGGCCGAGTATCTCGCCAATCTCAGGGGCATCGGCGAAGCCTATCGCGAGGTGATCGGCCGGCATTTCCCGGCGATGGCCGCCATGCAGGTGATGGCGCTTGTCGAGGACCGCGCCAAGGTGGAGATCCAGGCCACCGCTGTGATACCCGACGCACTCGGTCGTCCGGACTAA
- a CDS encoding acyl-CoA dehydrogenase family protein yields MADKSFLNWPFFENRHRELAEVLEAWCSKSLPVDHHDVDAACRELVQKLGRDGWLKPTAVDTVNPGPLDVRTLCITRETLSRHDGLADFAFAMQGLGTGALSLFGTPDQQQWLARTRAGKAISAFALSEPRSGSDVANTEMTATRDGDSYVLTGEKTWISNGGIADLYIVFARTGEAPGAKGLSAFIVPGDVKGLGIAERLEVIAPHPLARLSFDQVRLPTSALIGKPGDGFRIAMSVLDVFRSTVGAAALGFARRALDESIKRVAERKLFGAPMAELQMVQGHIADMALDIDAAALLVYRAAWTKDMGAARVTREAAMAKLFATDKAQDVIDKAVQLHGGDGVRKGHIVESLYREIRALRIYEGASDVQKVVIARQVMGAA; encoded by the coding sequence ATGGCTGACAAGAGTTTCCTTAACTGGCCGTTCTTCGAGAACCGTCATCGCGAACTGGCCGAAGTCCTGGAAGCGTGGTGCTCGAAGAGCCTCCCCGTCGATCATCACGACGTCGACGCCGCATGCCGCGAGCTGGTGCAAAAACTTGGCCGCGACGGGTGGCTGAAACCGACAGCTGTCGACACCGTGAATCCCGGACCGCTCGACGTGCGGACACTATGCATCACGCGCGAGACGCTCTCCCGCCATGACGGGCTCGCCGATTTCGCCTTTGCCATGCAGGGGCTGGGCACAGGTGCGCTCAGCCTGTTCGGCACGCCGGACCAGCAGCAATGGCTGGCAAGGACACGCGCCGGCAAGGCGATCTCCGCCTTCGCTTTGTCGGAGCCGCGCTCTGGCTCGGATGTCGCCAACACCGAGATGACGGCGACCCGCGACGGCGACAGCTATGTGCTCACCGGCGAGAAGACCTGGATCTCCAATGGCGGCATCGCCGATCTCTACATCGTCTTTGCCCGCACCGGCGAAGCGCCGGGCGCCAAGGGGCTTTCCGCCTTTATCGTACCGGGTGACGTCAAGGGCCTCGGCATTGCCGAACGCCTCGAAGTGATCGCGCCGCATCCGCTGGCGCGGCTGTCCTTCGATCAGGTCCGCCTGCCGACCTCGGCGCTGATCGGCAAGCCCGGCGATGGCTTTCGCATCGCCATGTCGGTGCTCGACGTGTTCCGCTCGACCGTCGGCGCTGCGGCGCTCGGCTTTGCCCGCCGGGCGCTCGATGAAAGCATCAAACGAGTGGCCGAACGCAAACTGTTCGGCGCTCCGATGGCGGAGTTGCAGATGGTGCAGGGCCACATCGCCGACATGGCCCTCGACATCGACGCGGCGGCACTTCTGGTCTATCGCGCCGCCTGGACCAAGGATATGGGCGCGGCGCGGGTAACGCGCGAGGCGGCGATGGCCAAACTGTTCGCCACCGACAAGGCGCAGGACGTGATCGACAAGGCGGTGCAGCTGCATGGCGGCGACGGCGTCCGCAAAGGCCACATTGTCGAAAGCCTGTATCGCGAAATCCGCGCGCTGCGCATCTATGAGGGTGCCTCCGACGTGCAGAAAGTGGTCATCGCGCGGCAAGTGATGGGCGCGGCCTAA
- a CDS encoding enoyl-CoA hydratase family protein has protein sequence MTGMAGLKPKHFLWEVEGRIAKVRLDRPERKNPLTFDSYAELRDTFRDLVYADDIDAVVFLSNGGNFCSGGDVHDIIGPLVKMDMKQLLAFTRMTGDFVKAMLNCGKPIIAAVDGVAVGAGAIIAMSSDIRIATPEAKTAFLFTRVGLAGCDMGACAILPRIIGQGRAAELLYTGRTMTAAEGERWGFYNRLVDAASLEADALDMAARIVSGPTFAHGITKTQLNQEWSMGLDQAIEAEAQAQAICMQTRDFERAYKAFVAKEKPVFEGN, from the coding sequence ATGACCGGGATGGCCGGGCTGAAGCCGAAGCATTTCCTGTGGGAGGTCGAGGGCAGGATCGCCAAGGTCCGGCTCGACCGGCCCGAGCGCAAGAACCCGCTGACCTTCGACAGCTATGCCGAGTTGCGCGATACGTTCCGCGACCTCGTCTATGCCGACGATATCGACGCCGTGGTGTTCCTCTCCAATGGCGGCAATTTCTGCTCCGGCGGCGATGTCCACGACATTATCGGTCCGCTGGTCAAGATGGACATGAAGCAGCTTCTCGCCTTCACTCGCATGACCGGCGATTTCGTCAAGGCGATGCTGAATTGCGGCAAGCCGATCATCGCCGCCGTCGACGGCGTGGCGGTCGGTGCCGGCGCCATCATCGCCATGAGCTCGGACATCCGCATCGCCACGCCGGAGGCCAAGACCGCGTTTCTGTTCACCCGCGTCGGCCTTGCCGGCTGCGACATGGGCGCCTGTGCGATCCTGCCGCGCATCATCGGCCAGGGCCGCGCCGCCGAACTGCTCTATACCGGCCGCACCATGACGGCAGCGGAAGGCGAGCGCTGGGGGTTTTACAACAGGCTGGTCGACGCGGCCTCCCTCGAGGCGGATGCACTCGACATGGCAGCGCGCATCGTCTCAGGCCCGACCTTCGCCCACGGCATCACCAAGACGCAGCTCAACCAGGAATGGTCGATGGGCCTCGACCAGGCGATCGAGGCGGAAGCCCAGGCGCAAGCGATCTGCATGCAGACGCGCGATTTCGAGCGCGCCTACAAGGCATTCGTGGCCAAGGAAAAGCCGGTGTTCGAGGGGAACTGA
- a CDS encoding MarR family winged helix-turn-helix transcriptional regulator, with protein MVAGPLPAPSGPGKDRLRLWIRLLRASRTIEAELRERLKKEFDTTLPRFDVMAALYRVPEGMLMSDLSRFLLVSNGNVTGIVDRLVSEGLVARARRNGDRRTSMVRLTEEGTKSFATIAAAHEGWIGELLGKVSEEDARRLTGMLTSFRSNWEGRE; from the coding sequence ATGGTAGCCGGCCCCCTGCCCGCACCGTCGGGACCCGGCAAGGACCGTCTGCGTCTGTGGATCAGGCTGCTGCGCGCCTCGCGCACGATCGAGGCCGAGTTGCGCGAGCGCCTGAAGAAGGAATTCGACACGACGCTGCCGCGTTTCGACGTGATGGCCGCGCTGTACCGCGTGCCGGAAGGCATGCTGATGAGCGACCTGTCGCGCTTCCTGCTGGTCTCCAACGGCAATGTCACCGGCATTGTCGACCGGCTGGTTTCCGAAGGGCTGGTCGCTCGCGCCCGCCGCAATGGCGACCGCCGCACCTCGATGGTGCGGCTGACCGAGGAAGGCACCAAATCCTTTGCCACCATCGCTGCCGCGCATGAGGGCTGGATCGGCGAATTGCTGGGCAAGGTCAGCGAGGAGGATGCCCGCCGCCTGACCGGCATGCTGACCTCGTTCCGCAGCAACTGGGAGGGACGCGAATGA
- a CDS encoding SDR family NAD(P)-dependent oxidoreductase has protein sequence MTAVPAISGKHALVTGGGSGVGRAIALALAGAGIDVTICGRRDAELAKVAGESDRIFGIAADVTDEASMASLYQAAEAARGAFDIVIANAGMAGSTPAHKTTLADWQKTLDVNLTGAFLTVKPALAGMAVRKAGRIVFVASTAGLKGYAYVAPYVAAKHGVVGLMRALAAETAKSGVTVNAVCPGFVETDMLEESIQRIIEKTGRSAGEARASLVSTNPQGRFIQPQEVAAAVLWLCGDAASSITGQAISISGGETW, from the coding sequence ATGACGGCGGTACCAGCGATCTCCGGCAAGCATGCGCTGGTCACTGGCGGTGGCTCCGGCGTCGGCCGGGCCATCGCACTTGCGTTGGCCGGTGCCGGCATCGACGTGACCATCTGCGGCCGGCGCGACGCCGAGCTTGCCAAAGTGGCCGGCGAAAGCGACCGTATCTTCGGCATCGCCGCCGATGTCACCGATGAGGCGTCCATGGCCTCGCTCTATCAGGCGGCGGAAGCCGCGCGCGGGGCCTTCGACATCGTCATTGCCAATGCCGGCATGGCCGGCAGCACGCCGGCGCACAAGACCACGCTCGCCGACTGGCAGAAGACGCTCGACGTCAATTTGACCGGCGCCTTCCTGACGGTGAAGCCGGCGCTGGCCGGGATGGCCGTGCGCAAGGCAGGCCGGATCGTATTCGTCGCCTCCACCGCCGGATTGAAGGGCTACGCCTATGTCGCGCCCTACGTTGCGGCCAAGCACGGCGTCGTCGGGTTGATGCGAGCGCTGGCGGCGGAAACCGCGAAATCCGGCGTCACCGTCAACGCGGTGTGCCCGGGTTTCGTCGAGACCGACATGCTGGAAGAATCCATCCAGCGCATCATCGAAAAGACCGGCCGCTCTGCCGGCGAGGCGCGGGCGAGCCTTGTCTCGACCAATCCGCAAGGCCGCTTCATTCAGCCGCAGGAAGTCGCCGCCGCCGTGCTGTGGCTGTGTGGCGATGCGGCGTCATCGATCACCGGACAGGCAATTTCCATCTCAGGAGGCGAAACATGGTAG
- a CDS encoding bifunctional salicylyl-CoA 5-hydroxylase/oxidoreductase — protein sequence MKVAVLGGGPAGLYFAISMKLRDATHDVTVFERNRADDTFGWGVVLSAETLENLAENDPVSAVWIKKHFAYWDDIAVIHDGVRTVSSGHGFCGIGRKRLLILLQRRARELGVKLMFETDIADPKPYMETHDLVVAADGLNSRARNTFVDIFKPDIDTRKCKFVWLGTNQKFDDAFTFIFEKTEHGWVWAHAYQFDSETATFIVECSEQTWAAFGFGAMTQQESIAVCERIFAKHLGGHALMTNANHIRGSAWINFPRVLCERWSYKNLALMGDAAASAHFSIGSGTKLALESAVALAEYVETEPGLDAAFRKYEDARRTEVLKLQSAARNSLEWFEEVERYLGLDPVQFNYSLLTRSQRISHENLRLRDAQWLGGAEEWFQRQAGAGGNRLRRAPMFAPFKLRDMKLQNRVVVSPMAQYKAVDGCPTDWHFTHYAERAKGGAGLIYIEMTCVSPEGRITPGCPGFYAPEHEVAWKRLVDFVHSETEAKICAQIGHSGAKGSTRLGWEGTDVPLASGNWPVMAASAVAWSPENQVPKAMDRADMDLVRNQFVVSAEMAERCGFDMLEIHAAHGYLLSSFITPVTNRRTDEYGGSLENRMRYPLEIFHAVRAAWPAEKPISMRISANDWVGIEGVTPADAVEIARLLHEAGVDICDVSAGQTSVSAKPIYGRMFQTPFSDRIRNEVGMATMAVGNIYEPDHVNSILMAGRADLVALARPHLADPYWTLHAAVTLGDRGVKWPDPYLPGRDQIYRLAERDAAAGLKV from the coding sequence ATGAAGGTTGCGGTTCTCGGCGGCGGTCCAGCCGGCCTCTACTTTGCCATATCGATGAAGCTCAGGGACGCCACGCACGATGTGACGGTGTTCGAGCGCAACCGCGCCGACGACACGTTCGGCTGGGGCGTGGTGCTGTCGGCCGAAACGCTCGAGAACCTCGCTGAGAATGATCCGGTCAGCGCCGTCTGGATCAAGAAGCATTTTGCCTATTGGGACGACATTGCCGTCATCCATGACGGCGTTCGCACGGTCTCGTCAGGCCATGGTTTTTGCGGCATCGGCCGCAAGCGGCTGCTGATCCTCTTGCAGCGCCGCGCCCGCGAGCTCGGCGTCAAGCTGATGTTCGAGACCGATATCGCCGATCCCAAGCCTTACATGGAGACTCATGACCTGGTCGTCGCCGCCGACGGGCTGAATTCCAGGGCGCGCAACACCTTCGTCGACATCTTCAAGCCCGACATCGACACCCGCAAATGCAAATTCGTCTGGCTCGGCACCAACCAGAAATTCGACGACGCCTTCACCTTCATCTTCGAGAAGACCGAGCATGGCTGGGTGTGGGCGCACGCCTACCAGTTCGACAGCGAGACAGCGACCTTCATCGTCGAATGCAGCGAACAGACCTGGGCTGCCTTCGGCTTCGGCGCGATGACGCAGCAGGAATCGATCGCGGTGTGCGAGCGCATTTTCGCCAAGCATCTCGGCGGCCATGCGCTGATGACCAATGCCAACCACATCAGGGGTTCGGCCTGGATCAATTTCCCGCGCGTACTGTGCGAACGCTGGTCGTACAAGAACCTGGCGCTGATGGGCGACGCGGCAGCGTCGGCGCATTTCTCGATCGGCTCCGGCACCAAGCTCGCTTTGGAAAGCGCGGTGGCGCTGGCCGAGTATGTCGAGACGGAACCGGGCCTCGACGCCGCCTTCCGCAAATATGAGGACGCGCGGCGTACCGAGGTGCTGAAGCTGCAATCGGCGGCGCGCAATTCGCTGGAATGGTTCGAGGAGGTCGAACGCTATCTCGGTCTTGATCCGGTGCAGTTCAACTATTCGCTGCTGACCCGTTCGCAGCGCATCAGCCACGAGAATTTGCGGCTGCGCGACGCCCAATGGCTGGGCGGCGCCGAAGAATGGTTCCAGCGCCAGGCCGGTGCCGGCGGCAACAGGCTGCGCCGGGCGCCGATGTTCGCGCCGTTCAAGCTGCGCGACATGAAGCTGCAAAACCGCGTCGTCGTTTCGCCGATGGCGCAGTACAAGGCCGTCGACGGCTGCCCGACCGACTGGCATTTCACCCACTATGCCGAGCGCGCCAAGGGCGGCGCGGGGCTCATCTATATCGAGATGACCTGCGTCAGCCCGGAAGGCCGTATCACGCCCGGCTGTCCGGGCTTCTACGCGCCTGAGCACGAGGTGGCGTGGAAGCGGCTTGTCGATTTCGTCCATTCCGAGACCGAGGCCAAGATTTGCGCCCAGATCGGCCATTCCGGTGCCAAGGGCTCGACCCGGCTCGGCTGGGAAGGCACCGACGTGCCGCTCGCCTCGGGCAATTGGCCTGTCATGGCGGCATCGGCTGTCGCATGGTCGCCTGAGAACCAGGTGCCGAAGGCGATGGACCGCGCCGACATGGATCTGGTGCGCAACCAGTTCGTGGTCTCGGCCGAGATGGCTGAACGTTGCGGCTTCGACATGCTGGAGATCCATGCCGCGCATGGCTATCTCCTGTCGTCCTTCATCACGCCTGTCACCAACCGGCGCACGGATGAATATGGCGGCTCACTGGAAAACCGCATGCGCTATCCCCTCGAGATCTTCCACGCGGTGCGCGCCGCCTGGCCGGCGGAGAAGCCGATCTCGATGCGCATTTCGGCCAATGACTGGGTCGGCATCGAAGGCGTCACGCCCGCCGACGCGGTCGAGATCGCGCGGCTGCTGCACGAAGCCGGCGTCGACATCTGCGACGTCTCGGCCGGGCAGACATCGGTGTCCGCGAAGCCGATCTATGGCCGTATGTTCCAAACACCGTTTTCCGACCGCATCCGCAACGAGGTCGGCATGGCGACGATGGCGGTCGGCAATATCTATGAGCCGGACCATGTCAATTCGATCCTGATGGCCGGCCGCGCCGACCTGGTGGCGCTGGCGCGGCCGCATCTGGCCGATCCCTACTGGACGCTGCATGCGGCGGTGACGCTCGGCGACCGCGGCGTCAAATGGCCGGATCCCTATTTGCCTGGCCGCGACCAGATCTACCGGTTGGCCGAGCGCGATGCTGCCGCGGGGCTGAAAGTATGA
- a CDS encoding VOC family protein: protein MKTILRNATLAAAVLGGAGMASADSIPGMRGHDHTGITVPDMKQAVDFFTEVVGCKNAMSFGPFADDKGTFMQDLLGVDPKAVIEQVTMVRCGYGSNIELFKYTAPDQKDLTPKNSDIGGFHIALYVDDVAAAKAYLDGKGVKTRMGPLPVKEGPAAGQTILYFQAPWGLQLEAISYPDGMAYEKGAETVLWSPKNPEK from the coding sequence ATGAAGACGATACTTCGAAATGCAACGCTTGCCGCCGCTGTCCTTGGCGGCGCCGGCATGGCCTCGGCGGATTCGATCCCCGGCATGCGCGGCCACGATCACACCGGCATCACCGTCCCCGACATGAAGCAGGCGGTCGACTTCTTCACCGAGGTGGTCGGCTGCAAGAACGCAATGTCGTTCGGCCCGTTCGCCGACGACAAGGGCACCTTCATGCAGGACCTTCTGGGCGTCGATCCCAAGGCCGTCATCGAGCAGGTCACCATGGTGCGTTGCGGCTATGGCTCGAACATCGAGCTGTTCAAATACACCGCGCCCGACCAGAAGGATCTGACGCCGAAGAACAGCGACATTGGCGGCTTCCACATCGCCCTCTATGTCGACGACGTCGCCGCCGCCAAAGCCTATCTCGATGGCAAGGGCGTCAAGACGCGCATGGGACCTCTGCCGGTCAAGGAGGGTCCCGCCGCCGGCCAGACCATTCTCTATTTCCAGGCGCCCTGGGGATTGCAGCTGGAAGCGATCAGCTACCCCGACGGTATGGCCTATGAGAAAGGTGCCGAGACGGTGCTGTGGAGCCCGAAGAACCCGGAAAAGTGA
- a CDS encoding ATP-binding cassette domain-containing protein: MVEPLFSVRGLKVALPDMTRKPLIGRAPLAEILKGLDFDLPRGSVTGIVGESGSGKSTLGRALVRLLEPSAGSISFEGRDIAHLPEAELRPLRRDLQMIFQDPMSSLNPRRTIASIIAAPLRQNGLGDNLKTRVAEALQRVGLPQSFASRYRHELSGGQRQRVGIARALALSPKFVLADEIVSGLDVSTQAQILTLLEKLAAEMGLTVAFISHDLSVIRRLCRQVIVMREGVIVEASATDALFEAPKETYTRDLIAAIPLPEIDAGWLDIPAAAKAPT, from the coding sequence ATGGTTGAGCCGCTGTTTTCCGTGCGCGGGCTGAAGGTCGCGCTGCCTGACATGACCCGCAAGCCGCTGATCGGCCGCGCGCCGTTGGCCGAGATCCTGAAAGGGCTCGACTTCGACCTGCCGAGGGGGTCGGTGACCGGCATTGTCGGCGAGTCCGGGTCCGGCAAGTCGACGCTTGGCCGCGCGCTGGTTAGGCTGCTGGAGCCGAGCGCCGGCAGCATCAGCTTCGAGGGTCGCGACATCGCCCATCTGCCGGAGGCGGAGTTGCGGCCGTTGCGCCGTGACCTGCAGATGATCTTCCAGGATCCTATGTCGTCGCTCAATCCGCGCCGCACCATTGCCAGCATCATCGCCGCGCCGCTCAGGCAGAACGGGCTTGGCGACAATCTGAAGACCAGAGTCGCCGAAGCACTGCAGCGGGTCGGGCTGCCGCAGAGCTTTGCCAGCCGCTACCGCCACGAACTGTCGGGTGGCCAGCGCCAGCGCGTCGGCATTGCCCGCGCGCTCGCGCTGTCGCCGAAATTCGTGCTGGCCGACGAGATCGTCTCTGGCCTCGACGTGTCGACGCAGGCGCAGATCCTGACCCTGCTGGAGAAGCTGGCAGCGGAGATGGGCCTAACCGTCGCCTTCATCAGCCACGATCTGTCGGTCATCCGGCGGCTGTGCCGGCAAGTCATCGTCATGCGCGAAGGCGTAATCGTCGAGGCCAGCGCCACCGACGCGCTGTTCGAGGCCCCGAAAGAGACCTACACGCGCGACCTCATCGCGGCCATTCCGCTGCCCGAAATCGACGCCGGCTGGCTGGACATTCCGGCCGCCGCCAAAGCCCCGACATGA
- a CDS encoding ABC transporter ATP-binding protein, protein MSACLDIANLSAVLPNGQRVLRSVSLSVQPGEVRALVGESGAGKTMIGKAVLGVLPSSVRIVEGDMLLEGEDLGKLQPKARRTLIGARTALIPQDPLTALNPSRRIGPQMTDRLVRILGWSGEKADTRIRQLLDEVQIRDPERVLKSYPHELSGGMRQRVLIAAAFAAEPRLIVADEPTTALDVTVQKQILRLIAALQREHGTAILFVTHDLGVVAKISQKVSVLYAGKVVEEAETAALFAAPQHPYTRALMAATPRYTDPFASLKPVDEAVLAGLAAEIAAADLAWRRPHG, encoded by the coding sequence ATGAGCGCCTGTCTCGACATCGCCAATCTCAGCGCCGTGCTGCCGAACGGCCAGCGCGTGCTGCGCTCGGTGTCGCTTTCCGTGCAGCCCGGCGAGGTGCGCGCGTTGGTCGGCGAGAGCGGCGCCGGCAAGACGATGATCGGCAAGGCGGTGCTTGGTGTGTTGCCGTCGAGCGTGCGCATCGTCGAAGGCGACATGCTGCTCGAGGGCGAAGACCTCGGCAAGCTTCAGCCCAAGGCAAGGCGCACGCTGATCGGCGCACGCACGGCGCTGATCCCGCAGGATCCGCTGACCGCGCTCAATCCGTCGCGCCGCATCGGCCCGCAGATGACCGACCGGCTGGTGCGCATTCTCGGCTGGAGCGGCGAGAAGGCCGACACCCGCATCCGGCAATTGCTGGACGAGGTGCAGATCCGCGACCCCGAGCGCGTGCTGAAGAGCTATCCGCATGAGCTCTCCGGCGGCATGCGCCAGCGCGTGCTGATCGCGGCCGCCTTCGCCGCCGAACCCCGGCTGATCGTCGCCGACGAACCGACCACGGCGCTCGACGTCACCGTGCAGAAGCAGATTCTGCGCCTGATCGCCGCCTTGCAGCGCGAGCACGGCACCGCGATCCTGTTCGTCACCCATGATCTCGGCGTCGTCGCCAAGATCAGCCAGAAGGTCTCGGTGCTTTATGCCGGCAAGGTGGTGGAGGAAGCCGAAACGGCAGCGCTCTTTGCCGCCCCTCAGCACCCCTATACGCGGGCGCTGATGGCGGCGACGCCGCGCTATACCGACCCCTTCGCCTCGCTGAAACCCGTGGACGAAGCGGTGCTGGCTGGGCTTGCCGCCGAGATCGCAGCGGCAGACCTGGCGTGGAGGCGGCCCCATGGTTGA
- a CDS encoding ABC transporter permease produces the protein MRCSIRGCAMDRASRRGLSPRLWLAGGWLLLALLAAIFAPLVAPQDPLAQDLMLERLPPFWLDGAEPGYWLGTDSLGRDLLSRLIFGGRIAFIVAFAAAIAACLVGSTLGLIAGYFGGWADRIISRIVDIWMAFPPVLFAILLVAVLGTGLSSVILAIAIIDWTRFCRVIRAEAMGQSRMDYVENARIAGYGRIGIMLREVLPNVVPSIVALLSLEMGIAVIVEAILSFVNLSISTDDPTWGGIIAEGRLSIHQAWWVLVFPLITLILTVLSFSQFGEALKARFDPVLR, from the coding sequence ATGCGCTGCTCAATCCGAGGCTGCGCCATGGATAGGGCCTCAAGACGCGGACTGAGCCCCAGGCTGTGGCTCGCCGGCGGCTGGCTGCTGCTGGCGCTGCTGGCGGCGATCTTCGCGCCGCTGGTCGCGCCGCAGGACCCGCTGGCGCAGGATCTGATGCTGGAGCGGCTGCCGCCCTTCTGGCTCGATGGCGCCGAGCCCGGCTATTGGCTGGGCACCGACAGCCTCGGCCGCGATCTGTTGTCCCGGCTGATCTTCGGCGGCCGTATCGCCTTCATCGTCGCATTCGCGGCGGCCATCGCCGCCTGCCTCGTCGGCTCGACGCTCGGGCTGATCGCAGGCTATTTCGGCGGCTGGGCGGATCGCATCATCTCGCGCATCGTCGATATCTGGATGGCGTTTCCGCCGGTGCTGTTCGCCATCCTGCTGGTGGCGGTGCTGGGCACGGGCCTCAGCTCCGTCATCCTGGCGATTGCCATCATCGACTGGACGCGCTTTTGCCGGGTGATCCGCGCCGAGGCGATGGGCCAGTCGCGCATGGATTATGTCGAAAATGCCCGCATCGCCGGCTATGGCCGCATCGGCATCATGCTGCGTGAAGTGCTGCCCAATGTGGTGCCGTCGATCGTGGCGCTGCTGTCCCTGGAGATGGGCATCGCCGTCATCGTCGAGGCGATCCTGTCCTTCGTCAACCTGTCGATCTCGACCGACGATCCGACCTGGGGCGGCATCATCGCCGAGGGCCGGCTGTCCATCCACCAGGCATGGTGGGTGCTGGTGTTTCCGCTGATCACGCTGATCCTCACCGTGCTGTCGTTCAGCCAATTCGGCGAAGCGCTGAAGGCGCGTTTCGACCCGGTGCTGCGATGA
- a CDS encoding ABC transporter permease codes for MLLQRFLIRLLTMLITLFGVAVVVFVVIRVAPGDPIAMMLPPGATDDDIARLRALYGLDKTIVQQFFIWLSGVVRGDFGTSISLRQDVLGLVFNRLPATLELAIVALIMAVTLGGTTAILGARERGTAVEAGIDIASGAALSIPDFLWGLVLILLFGVLVPIFDISGRVSPQLDLPFVTQFYFFESLMRLRFDLTWDLLKHMLMPAVALALPLAAIISQLLKQSLKEVLDLDYVVLARVKGFSETQVILREALKNASLPTLTLVGVQFTFLIGGTVIVERLFSYEGLGNMAIDAVINRDLPLIQGIVLVFALLFVLINLAVDMMYALLNPRLRHG; via the coding sequence ATGCTCCTGCAACGATTCCTGATCCGTCTCCTGACGATGCTGATCACGCTGTTCGGCGTGGCCGTCGTCGTTTTCGTCGTGATCCGCGTCGCGCCCGGCGATCCGATCGCCATGATGCTGCCGCCCGGCGCGACGGATGACGACATCGCCCGCCTGCGCGCACTCTACGGGCTCGACAAGACCATCGTGCAGCAATTCTTCATCTGGCTGTCCGGCGTGGTCCGGGGCGATTTCGGCACCTCGATTTCGCTCAGGCAGGATGTGCTCGGCCTCGTCTTCAACCGGCTGCCGGCCACGCTGGAGCTAGCCATCGTCGCGCTGATCATGGCAGTGACGCTCGGCGGTACGACGGCCATTCTCGGCGCGCGCGAACGCGGCACGGCGGTGGAAGCCGGCATCGACATCGCCAGCGGGGCGGCACTCTCCATTCCCGATTTCCTGTGGGGCCTGGTGCTGATCCTTTTGTTCGGCGTGCTGGTGCCGATCTTCGACATTTCCGGCCGGGTGTCGCCGCAGCTCGACCTGCCCTTCGTCACCCAGTTCTATTTCTTCGAAAGCCTGATGCGGCTGCGCTTCGACCTGACCTGGGATCTCCTCAAACACATGCTGATGCCGGCGGTGGCGCTGGCGCTGCCACTGGCGGCGATCATATCGCAACTGTTGAAACAGTCGCTGAAGGAAGTGCTCGACCTCGACTATGTCGTGCTGGCGCGAGTGAAAGGGTTTTCGGAGACGCAGGTCATCCTGCGCGAGGCGCTGAAGAATGCGTCTTTGCCGACGCTGACGCTGGTCGGCGTGCAGTTCACCTTCCTGATTGGCGGCACCGTCATCGTCGAGCGGCTGTTTTCCTATGAAGGCCTCGGCAATATGGCGATCGATGCCGTCATCAACCGCGACCTGCCGCTGATCCAGGGCATCGTGCTGGTGTTCGCGCTGCTGTTCGTGCTGATCAACCTTGCCGTCGACATGATGTATGCGCTGCTCAATCCGAGGCTGCGCCATGGATAG